In Zingiber officinale cultivar Zhangliang chromosome 8B, Zo_v1.1, whole genome shotgun sequence, a single genomic region encodes these proteins:
- the LOC122016707 gene encoding protein ROLLING AND ERECT LEAF 2-like yields the protein MGCSASRVENEDCVRRCKERRRLMKEIVHSRHHLASAHSDYLRSLRVTGSALTRFSRGEPLAVSEHSPPVLLRASSPSPASLPPPTPLPPPTHSALPQMPQLRRRQIKSHSSPSHSPTVAASSANPSVGGHPQFPPVNWAYATTPSQSSSAWDWENFYPPSPPDSEFYERRQAELEEKSRMQHHLPLEEEVDESDEERDAGEEEGYGEIKEEVRCRDWGEHYRSTTSSSTRSDSEPELEDDGDNERNTFSRSENMPAGSEYSGFAPGQAPPSEIASSAAAEVKSRLRPSLVVESSLARWHGGGREESSSTSAAAELTLAVRHHNLAEIATALEEYFVKAADAGNAISDLLEIGRAQFDGSFRQLKKTVYHSNSVLSTLSSSWTSKPPLAIRYSLDASALEESDRRKSHGSTLERLLAWETKLYKEVKAREGVKIEHEKKLSTLQSLEYGGKADARLDKTKASIKKLQSLILVTSEAVTTTSTAIAKVRDEELAPQFVQICYALLNMWRKMNQCHETQNHIVQQVRGLVNSASNAGLTSDLHRLTTRDLEAAVSAWHSSFNRLVKYHRGYVRTLYSWLMLTLLQVSSDNPQKDHYSPIAIQLTAICDEWKQALERLPDTVLSEAVKSFMNVVHVIYTKQVEELKIKKRAETYSKELEKKSTALRSIEKKYYQSYSMVGLALPGGGHDNYGQAFDTHDPLTEKKSEIAACRRKVEEELTSHAKAVEVTRSLTLNSIQTGLPGVFQALAGFSGMAVEAMEGVCRRAGSV from the exons ATGGGATGCTCGGCGTCGAGGGTGGAGAACGAGGACTGCGTGCGTCGCTGCAAGGAGCGGCGGCGCCTGATGAAGGAGATCGTCCACTCGCGCCACCACCTCGCCTCCGCGCACTCCGACTACCTCCGCTCGCTCCGCGTCACCGGCTCCGCCCTCACGCGTTTCTCCCGAGGGGAGCCCCTGGCCGTCTCCGAGCACTCCCCGCCCGTACTCCTCCGGGCCTCTTCCCCGTCACCCGCCTCCCTCCCCCCGCCCACCCCGCTCCCCCCTCCGACTCACTCTGCTCTTCCGCAGATGCCGCAGCTACGGCGCCGCCAAATAAAAAGTCACTCTTCGCCGTCCCATTCTCCCACTGTCGCCGCTTCTTCTGCCAACCCATCCGTTGGTGGCCACCCCCAGTTCCCGCCGGTGAACTGGGCGTACGCCACTACCCCGTCCCAGTCCTCCTCCGCCTGGGATTGGGAGAACTTCTACCCTCCTTCGCCCCCGGACTCCGAGTTCTACGAACGTAGACAGGCCGAACTCGAGGAGAAGAGTCGCATGCAACACCATCTACCCTTGGAGGAAGAAGTTGACGAATCTGACGAGGAGCGAGATGcgggagaagaagaaggatacggagaaataaaagaagaggtccGCTGTCGTGATTGGGGTGAACATTACCGGAGCACCACCAGCTCCTCCACCAGATCCGACAGCGAGCCTGAGCTAGAGGACGACGGAGACAACGAGAGGAATACCTTTTCGCGATCCGAGAACATGCCCGCTGGATCAGAGTACAGCGGATTCGCCCCTGGTCAGGCGCCGCCGTCGGAGATCGCCTCATCTGCGGCAGCAGAGGTGAAGTCTCGGCTGCGGCCGAGCTTGGTAGTGGAATCGTCGTTGGCCAGGTGGCATGGAGGCGGGCGGGAGGAGTCATCATCCACCTCCGCTGCCGCTGAGTTGACATTGGCTGTGCGCCACCACAATCTGGCGGAAATTGCAACGGCCCTCGAGGAGTACTTCGTCAAGGCCGCCGACGCTGGCAACGCCATCTCAGATCTCCTTGAGATTGGCCGTGCCCAGTTCGACGGTAGCTTCCGGCAGCTGAAGA AGACGGTGTACCACTCGAACAGTGTACTGAGTACATTATCCTCGAGCTGGACGTCCAAGCCACCCTTAGCAATTCGTTACAGCCTCGATGCGTCTGCGTTGGAGGAGTCTGACCGAAGGAAGAGCCATGGATCAACTTTGGAGCGGCTTTTGGCTTGGGAGACGAAGCTCTATAAGGAAGTGAAG GCTAGAGAAGGTGTGAAGATTGAGCATGAGAAGAAACTTTCAACACTGCAAAGCCTGGAATATGGAGGAAAGGCAGATGCTAGACTGGACAAGACCAAAGCTTCAATCAAGAAGTTACAGTCATTAATTTTAGTGACATCTGAAGCTGTCACTACCACATCAACTGCAATAGCTAAAGTCCGTGATGAAGAACTTGCTCCACAATTTGTCCAGATCTGTTATGC GCTTTTGAACATGTGGAGGAAAATGAACCAATGTCATGAAACTCAGAACCATATTGTGCAACAAGTTCGAGGTCTGGTGAATAGTGCTTCTAATGCTGGATTGACATCCGACTTGCATAGGCTCACAACTCGTGACCTTGAGGCTGCAGTCTCAGCATGGCATTCAAGCTTCAACCGGCTTGTGAAATATCATCGTGGCTATGTCCGCACCCTGTATAGTTGGCTTATGCTTACACTTCTTCAAGTCAGCAGTGACAACCCCCAGAAAGATCATTATTCACCTATTGCAATTCAACTCACAGCCATCTGTGATGAATGGAAGCAAGCCCTAGAAAGGTTACCTGATACTGTGCTCTCCGAGGCTGTCAAGAGTTTCATGAATGTCGTCCATGTCATCTACACAAAGCAGGTAGAAGAGCTGAAGATTAAGAAACGGGCTGAAACATACTCAAAAGAGCTTGAGAAGAAGTCCACAGCACTGAGAAGTATTGAGAAAAAATACTACCAGTCATACTCGATGGTTGGTCTTGCACTTCCCGGTGGGGGGCATGACAACTATGGACAAGCATTTGATACGCATGACCCATTGACTGAGAAGAAGTCAGAGATTGCAGCATGTCGAAGAAAGGTCGAAGAGGAGCTCACAAGTCATGCAAAGGCAGTTGAGGTCACAAGATCATTGACCCTTAACAGTATACAGACTGGCCTGCCAGGTGTGTTTCAGGCATTGGCAGGGTTCTCCGGAATGGCTGTTGAAGCTATGGAAGGTGTTTGCCGTCGAGCGGGATCTGTCTGA
- the LOC122014120 gene encoding probable transcription factor MYB58 — translation MRLSGGGGCGSSSSSNGSDSGQSSRAGGGGSALRKGPWTAEEDEILVDYVRKNGPRDWSSIRSKGLLPRTGKSCRLRWVNKLKPDLKTGCKFSAEEERVVIELQAQLGNKWARIATYLPGRTDNDVKNFWSTRQKRLARILRTPLPPKSATTAKSTATLTTAAATTSSQGKQSLLQPPPPPPPQDQYASASHILMQDPCSDHLHLFDGVEDDSGYRCMVIDLPPMPDPLSCCPSMLEFDAPPPLLAAGPEPCSLFLAASSQPDLDHHLLPQPLLGLPPDLALYQCQDPHFCDQLLPEELPFFGVKRSEQETALPPDNFFFDDLPPDMFDFIDRPPPPPPPPPTTKSC, via the exons ATGCGGTtaagcggcggcggcggctgcggtagcagcagcagcagcaacggCAGCGACAGCGGCCAGAGCAGCAGGGCAGGCGGCGGCGGCAGCGCGTTGAGGAAGGGGCCGTGGACAGCGGAGGAGGACGAGATCCTAGTGGACTACGTGCGGAAGAACGGCCCCCGCGACTGGAGCTCCATTCGATCCAAAGGCTTGCTCCCCCGCACCGGCAAGTCCTGCCGCCTCCGCTGGGTCAACAAACTCAAGCCCGACCTCAAGAC AGGGTGCAAGTTCTCGGCGGAGGAGGAGCGGGTGGTGATCGAACTGCAGGCGCAGTTGGGGAACAAGTGGGCCAGGATCGCCACCTACTTGCCCGGCCGCACCGACAACGACGTCAAGAACTTCTGGAGTACCAGGCAGAAGCGACTCGCCAGGATTCTGCGCACTCCCCTGCCTCCCAAATCCGCCACCACCGCTAAGTCGACCGCCACCTTGACGACGGCGGCGGCGACGACGTCGTCTCAGGGGAAACAGAGCCTTCTTcaaccccctcctcctcctcctcctcaggaTCAATATGCATCTGCTTCACACATTCTAATGCAG GATCCGTGCTCCGATCATCTCCACCTGTTCGACGGCGTCGAGGACGACTCCGGGTACCGTTGCATGGTCATCGACCTGCCTCCAATGCCGGACCCGTTGAGCTGCTGTCCTTCTATGCTCGAATTCGACGCGCCGCCGCCACTCCTCGCCGCCGGGCCCGAGCCCTGCAGCCTGTTCCTCGCCGCCTCCTCGCAGCCGGACCTCGACCACCACCTCCTCCCTCAGCCGCTGCTCGGCCTCCCGCCCGACCTCGCTCTCTACCAGTGCCAGGACCCACATTTCTGCGATCAGCTCCTCCCCGAGGAGCTACCCTTCTTCGGAGTGAAGAGGTCGGAGCAGGAGACGGCGTTGCCACCGGACAACTTCTTCTTCGACGACTTGCCTCCCGACATGTTCGACTTCATCGaccggccgccgccgccgccgccgccaccaccGACGACCAAGTCGTGCTAG